A DNA window from Brassica napus cultivar Da-Ae chromosome A4, Da-Ae, whole genome shotgun sequence contains the following coding sequences:
- the LOC106447811 gene encoding uncharacterized protein LOC106447811 has protein sequence MTPSSYPHEVLTDEDNAPSPSNDEEQPENISQSRQMAGECPENTIPIKRITKEDLLRVDNIKNYGKKSNISRPYQLYNPIDIISDNNDHEYAIAYVNGGPYRGTKAQITVWKPRIEAGESSLSQIWIIGGKFGPGLNTIEAGLHVNPDLYGDSNPHFFIYWTRCDFALAYQLLRVTEELTTRPFLSCHTEYTAV, from the exons ATGACACCTAGTTCTTATCCGCATGAGGTTTTAACTGATGAAGACAATGCTCCATCACCAAGCAACGATGAAGAACAACCAGAAAATATATCTCAGTCTAGGCAAATGGCAGGAGAGTGCCCTGAAAACACTATTCCAATCAAAAGAATAACAAAAGAAGATCTTCTCAGAGTAGATAATATCAAAAATTACGggaaaaaatcaaatatctcTCGGCCTTATCAGTTATATAACCCGATTGATATCATCTCAGATAATAATGACCACGAG TATGCTATCGCATATGTTAATGGTGGTCCTTACCGCGGAACGAAAGCACAGATAACCGTATGGAAACCGCGGATAGAAGCAGGAGAATCCAGTTTATCACAGATATGGATCATTGGAGGCAAATTTGGTCCTGGTTTGAATACTATAGAAGCTGGTTTGCATGTCAACCCGGATCTATATGGTGATTCCAATCCTCACTTTTTTATTTACTGGACT AGATGCGATTTCGCACTTGCTTATCAATTATTGAGAGTAACAGAGGAGCTGACCACTCGGCCATTTCTCTCCTGCCACACCGAGTATACTGCTGTTTGA
- the LOC111214966 gene encoding pentatricopeptide repeat-containing protein At3g60050-like encodes MNFALVFTTNVVRKAYRFLFPSRRFCNGNFNGDEAISVRSRVLEALLHQEEDSVFDAKSSPLDELNVRVSSLLVRDVLVRILRNLRCDDDNNKTRCAKLAYRFFVWSREQERFRHTVDSYHLLMKIFAECGEYKAMWRLVDEMVQDGYPTTARTFNLLICSCGEAGLAKQAVVQFIKSKSFNYRPFKHSYNAILNALLGVKQYGLIEWVYEQMLEDGFSPDVVTYNVLMWSNYRLGKMDRFDRLFDEMARDGLSPDLYTFNILLHILGRGNKPLAALTTLNHMKEVGIEPSVIHFTTLIDGLSRAGNVEACKYFLDEMVRVGCTPDVVCYTVMITGYVVSGDLEKAKEMFSEMTVKGQLPNVFTYNAMIRGLCMAGEFREACWMLKEMESRGCSPNFVVYSTLVSYLRKAGKLGEARKVIRDMVKKGHYVHLVPKMMKYRR; translated from the coding sequence ATGAACTTTGCACTTGTTTTCACCACAAATGTAGTTCGTAAAGCTTATCGCTTTCTCTTCCCCTCTAGAAGATTCTGCAACGGAAACTTCAATGGTGACGAAGCAATCTCTGTTCGGAGTAGGGTTTTAGAGGCATTATTACATCAAGAAGAAGACTCTGTTTTTGATGCAAAGTCTTCGCCTTTAGATGAATTGAATGTTAGAGTCTCTAGCCTTCTCGTTAGAGACGTTCTTGTAAGGATCTTGAGGAACTTGCGTTGTGATGATGATAATAACAAGACTAGATGCGCGAAACTAGCTTACAGATTCTTCGTTTGGTCTAGAGAGCAAGAACGTTTCAGACACACGGTGGATTCTTACCATTTGCTTATGAAGATCTTTGCGGAGTGTGGTGAGTATAAGGCGATGTGGAGGTTAGTTGACGAGATGGTTCAGGACGGGTACCCGACTACGGCGAGGACGTTTAATCTATTGATCTGTAGCTGCGGCGAAGCTGGTTTAGCGAAACAAGCTGTTGTGCAGTTCATAAAGTCCAAGAGTTTTAACTACAGGCCGTTTAAGCATTCGTATAACGCGATTTTGAACGCGCTGCTTGGTGTGAAGCAGTATGGTTTGATCGAGTGGGTTTATGAGCAGATGTTGGAAGATGGGTTTTCGCCTGATGTGGTGACTTACAACGTCCTCATGTGGAGTAACTATAGGTTAGGGAAGATGGATCGGTTCGATAGGTTGTTTGATGAGATGGCTAGAGATGGTTTGTCTCCGGATTTGTATACATTCAACATTTTGCTCCACATTTTGGGGAGAGGGAACAAACCGTTGGCTGCGTTGACTACGTTGAACCATATGAAGGAAGTTGGGATCGAGCCGAGCGTTATCCACTTCACTACTTTGATAGACGGTCTGAGCCGTGCAGGGAATGTAGAGGCCTGCAAGTACTTTCTTGATGAGATGGTGAGGGTCGGGTGCACGCCTGATGTTGTTTGCTACACCGTGATGATCACAGGGTATGTTGTATCCGGAGACCTGGAGAAGGCCAAGGAGATGTTCAGTGAGATGACGGTTAAAGGGCAGTTGCCGAATGTTTTCACATACAATGCTATGATCCGCGGGTTGTGTATGGCTGGAGAGTTCAGAGAGGCGTGCTGGATGCTGAAGGAGATGGAGTCTAGAGGGTGTAGCCCGAATTTTGTAGTGTATAGTACATTGGTGAGCTATTTGAGAAAAGCAGGGAAGCTTGGAGAGGCTCGCAAGGTAATAAGAGACATGGTGAAGAAAGGACATTATGTTCATTTAGTTCCAAAGATGATGAAATATAGGAGATGA